In Nocardia asteroides, the following proteins share a genomic window:
- a CDS encoding bifunctional glycosyltransferase family 2/GtrA family protein, which produces MTQTEAEPPAIQSSPAPVLDVVIPVYNEETDLGLCVRRLHTYLRDGFPFTARITIADNASTDATLAVARLLADELDGVRVLHLDAKGRGRALRAAWAGSDATVVAYMDVDLSTDLNALLPLVAPLVSGHSDLAIGTRLDAAARVVRGPKREIISRCYNLLLKTTLRAHFSDAQCGFKAVRGDVARELLPLVRDGEWFFDTELLVLAERAGLRIHEVPVDWIDDPDSRVDIVDTARKDLRGIWRLTRALATGALPLDELRAAVGREPLVAGVPLGMVGQLVRFAIVGVLSTLAYIVLYLLLQPLFGGQGANLVALLVTAVGNTAVNRAFTFGVRGRRDAVSHQFQGLAIFGFGLAITSGSLFALHRWAPDAPVALELAVLIGANLLATLARFVGLRWVFRDAGAGSPASAVTEPMPRVAVPSESTSLAGRHLAAVTSDPNATEVRR; this is translated from the coding sequence ATGACCCAGACCGAGGCCGAGCCACCGGCCATCCAGAGCAGCCCAGCGCCGGTGCTCGACGTGGTGATTCCCGTCTACAACGAAGAAACCGACCTGGGCCTGTGCGTGCGCAGGCTGCACACCTACCTGCGCGACGGCTTCCCGTTCACCGCCAGGATCACGATCGCCGACAATGCCAGCACCGACGCCACCCTCGCGGTGGCCCGGCTGCTGGCCGACGAACTCGACGGCGTGCGGGTCCTGCACCTGGACGCCAAGGGCCGCGGCCGGGCGCTGCGCGCGGCCTGGGCGGGCTCGGACGCCACAGTCGTCGCGTACATGGACGTCGACCTGTCGACCGATCTGAACGCGCTGCTGCCGCTGGTCGCGCCGCTGGTCTCCGGCCATTCCGATCTCGCGATCGGGACCAGGCTGGACGCGGCGGCCAGGGTAGTGCGCGGCCCCAAACGCGAGATCATCTCCCGCTGCTACAACCTGCTGCTGAAGACCACCCTGCGCGCGCACTTCTCCGACGCGCAGTGCGGCTTCAAGGCGGTGCGCGGTGACGTCGCCCGCGAACTGCTGCCCCTGGTGCGCGACGGGGAATGGTTCTTCGACACCGAACTGCTGGTGCTCGCCGAACGCGCCGGCCTGCGCATCCACGAGGTGCCCGTCGACTGGATCGACGACCCCGACAGCCGGGTCGACATCGTCGACACCGCCCGCAAGGACCTGCGCGGCATCTGGCGGCTCACCAGGGCGCTGGCCACCGGCGCGCTGCCGCTGGACGAGCTGCGTGCCGCGGTCGGGCGCGAACCGCTGGTGGCCGGGGTGCCGCTGGGGATGGTCGGGCAGCTGGTGCGGTTCGCGATCGTCGGCGTGCTGTCCACGCTGGCCTACATCGTGCTGTATCTGCTGTTGCAGCCGCTGTTCGGCGGCCAAGGCGCCAATCTGGTGGCCCTGCTGGTGACGGCGGTGGGCAATACCGCCGTCAACCGGGCCTTCACCTTCGGGGTGCGCGGGCGGCGGGACGCGGTGTCGCATCAGTTCCAGGGGCTGGCGATCTTCGGGTTCGGGCTGGCGATCACCAGTGGGTCGCTGTTCGCGCTGCACCGGTGGGCGCCCGACGCGCCCGTCGCGCTGGAGCTGGCCGTGCTGATCGGCGCGAATCTGCTCGCGACGCTGGCGCGATTCGTCGGCCTGCGCTGGGTCTTCCGGGACGCGGGCGCGGGTAGCCCGGCCTCTGCCGTGACGGAACCGATGCCGCGGGTCGCCGTCCCGAGCGAGTCCACCTCGCTCGCCGGTCGCCACCTGGCCGCCGTCACCTCGGACCCGAACGCGACGGAGGTGCGCCGATGA
- a CDS encoding TetR/AcrR family transcriptional regulator gives MTRGYRKADEVPGRRVDARTERWREHRIQVRTEFVDAAFRALDRVGPDVSMGDIAKEAGAAKPKLYRHFEDKTDLYNAIVDRVRDMLWERLLGGVNLTDDSVAELVRRAAAEYVAVVSEHPNVFRFMLHSHFSQQAKETERALVAARQSARRAAEFFAGLLPTESVDVAGIELVNYSIFGAVASATDWWLGANQREVSAMPVERFVDYLAESISALAMAHARFNGVKIDPAQPLRDAFALG, from the coding sequence GTGACGCGGGGTTACCGAAAGGCCGACGAAGTGCCGGGCCGTCGTGTCGACGCGCGGACCGAACGCTGGCGCGAACACCGCATCCAGGTGCGGACCGAGTTCGTCGACGCCGCGTTCCGCGCCCTGGACCGGGTCGGCCCCGATGTGAGCATGGGCGATATCGCCAAGGAGGCCGGCGCGGCCAAGCCCAAGCTCTACCGCCATTTCGAGGACAAGACCGACCTGTACAACGCGATCGTCGACCGGGTGCGCGACATGCTCTGGGAGCGGCTGCTCGGCGGGGTGAACCTCACCGACGATTCCGTCGCCGAGCTGGTCCGCCGCGCCGCCGCCGAATACGTGGCCGTGGTCTCGGAACATCCGAACGTCTTCCGGTTCATGCTGCACAGCCATTTCAGTCAGCAGGCCAAGGAGACCGAACGGGCGCTGGTCGCCGCCAGGCAGTCCGCACGCCGGGCCGCCGAATTCTTCGCGGGCCTGCTGCCGACGGAATCGGTCGACGTGGCCGGGATCGAATTGGTGAACTATTCGATTTTCGGCGCGGTGGCCTCGGCCACGGACTGGTGGCTCGGCGCGAATCAGCGCGAGGTCTCGGCGATGCCGGTGGAACGCTTCGTCGACTATCTCGCCGAGAGCATCTCCGCGCTGGCCATGGCGCACGCGCGCTTCAACGGTGTCAAGATCGACCCGGCGCAGCCGCTGCGCGACGCGTTCGCACTCGGCTGA
- a CDS encoding class I SAM-dependent methyltransferase, with the protein MTETAQTAEEFWEGFYAERDQIWTGNANKTLVREVTGMSPGTALDLGCGEGGDAIWLAAQGWRVTAVDVSATAMERGARHAADAGVQVTWERHDLQESFPAGTFDLVSAQFLHSPVERTDERATILRKAAAAVAPGGVLVIGSHAHWPTWVTTPPEHVAFPTIEDMLGQLALGPEWQVETAELVTSPSTSPEGVEGERADSVLRVRRA; encoded by the coding sequence ATGACCGAGACCGCGCAGACCGCCGAAGAATTCTGGGAAGGCTTCTACGCCGAACGGGACCAGATCTGGACCGGCAACGCCAACAAGACCCTCGTCCGCGAGGTCACCGGGATGAGCCCCGGCACCGCGCTCGACCTCGGCTGCGGCGAGGGCGGCGACGCGATCTGGCTGGCCGCCCAGGGCTGGCGGGTCACCGCCGTCGACGTGTCGGCCACGGCCATGGAACGCGGCGCCCGGCACGCCGCCGACGCCGGCGTGCAGGTCACCTGGGAGCGCCACGACCTGCAGGAGAGCTTCCCGGCGGGCACCTTCGACCTGGTCTCCGCGCAGTTCCTGCACTCCCCGGTCGAGCGGACCGACGAGCGCGCGACCATCCTGCGCAAGGCCGCGGCCGCCGTCGCGCCGGGCGGCGTGCTGGTGATCGGCAGCCACGCGCACTGGCCCACCTGGGTGACCACCCCGCCGGAGCACGTCGCGTTCCCGACCATCGAGGACATGCTCGGCCAGCTGGCACTCGGGCCGGAGTGGCAGGTGGAGACCGCCGAACTGGTCACCAGCCCGTCGACCAGCCCCGAGGGCGTCGAGGGCGAACGCGCCGACAGCGTGCTGCGCGTGCGCCGCGCCTGA
- the thiD gene encoding bifunctional hydroxymethylpyrimidine kinase/phosphomethylpyrimidine kinase: MKMLPLTPDGQTPVRALTIAGTDSGGGAGIQADSRTMALCGVHACVAVAAVTVQNTVGVSGFHEIPPQIVADQVRTVVGDIGIGAAKTGMLASTAIIEAVAEVCREVGIGRDGTIPLVVDPVAASMHGDPLLHTEALDAVRTTLIPLATVVTPNLDEVRLITGIEVVDDATARKAAEALHALGAQWAIVKGGHLRSSEVSTDLLYDGDTFREFTAPRIATGNDHGGGDTLAAAIASALANGYAVPDAVAFAKEWTYRCLAASYDLGAGHGPVSPLWRLRADA; this comes from the coding sequence GTGAAAATGCTGCCGCTGACCCCCGATGGCCAGACCCCTGTTCGCGCGCTCACCATCGCGGGCACCGATTCCGGTGGCGGCGCGGGCATCCAGGCCGACTCACGCACGATGGCGCTGTGCGGTGTGCACGCCTGCGTGGCGGTGGCCGCGGTGACCGTGCAGAACACGGTGGGCGTCAGCGGATTTCACGAGATCCCGCCGCAGATCGTGGCCGACCAGGTGCGCACGGTGGTCGGCGACATCGGGATCGGGGCGGCCAAGACCGGCATGCTCGCCTCCACCGCGATCATCGAGGCCGTCGCCGAGGTGTGCCGGGAGGTGGGGATCGGCCGCGACGGCACGATTCCGCTGGTCGTCGACCCGGTGGCCGCGTCCATGCACGGCGATCCGCTGCTGCACACCGAGGCCCTCGACGCGGTGCGGACCACCCTGATCCCGCTGGCCACCGTGGTGACCCCGAATCTGGACGAGGTCCGGCTGATCACCGGTATCGAGGTGGTCGACGACGCCACCGCGCGCAAGGCCGCCGAGGCGCTGCACGCGCTGGGCGCGCAGTGGGCGATCGTGAAGGGCGGGCACCTGCGCTCCTCGGAGGTGAGCACCGACCTGCTCTACGACGGCGACACCTTCCGCGAGTTCACCGCGCCGCGCATCGCCACCGGCAACGACCACGGCGGCGGCGACACCCTGGCCGCGGCCATCGCGAGCGCGCTGGCCAACGGATACGCGGTGCCGGACGCGGTCGCCTTCGCCAAGGAGTGGACCTACCGCTGCCTGGCCGCCTCCTACGATCTCGGCGCGGGCCACGGCCCGGTGTCCCCGCTGTGGCGGTTGCGCGCCGACGCCTAG
- a CDS encoding glycosyltransferase family 39 protein produces the protein MTATIAPPTAGPAAPTTSPRKRWEFPALGLLLVGTLIAYLINLSANGWANDFYAAAVQAGSQSWTAFFFGSSDAANSITVDKPPASLWVMELSVRLFGLNSWSMLVPQVLLGVATVAALWAAVRRSFGPAAGLIAGTVLAVTPVAALMFRFNNPDALLVLLMTAAAWAMTRAVADGRWRWLLLTGGLIGFGFLAKQLQVLLVVPALALTYLVAGPPRLGKRIAQLFAAGAAMVVAAGWWLLAVELWPADQRPWIGGSQHNSIIELTLGYNGLGRLNGNETGSVGPGGELPAGGNGMWGSTGITRLFEPAQGGQIAWLVPAALAALVAGLVLRGRAPRTDRRRAALILWGGWLLITGLVFSYMAGIFHQYYTVALAPAVAALTGIGAVQLWGARQRLWVRLACALGLGLTTATAWMLLSRSASFQPWLRWAILVVGVLVTIAVAFPLARKQSIVAAAAAAFIGLAGPVAYTVDTIGSAHSGAIPSAGPSAGGMHGMGGRPGDRMGAMPGDGGAPDGAMPGRPDGGASPGDGTAQGGGASGRPDGMGLPGGTSSQSGAASSGGTGSTAGGATAQDGAADQRMGGFGGLLGGSRPSDQIVTLFERNGGDYTWVAATVGSNSAAGYQLATELPVMPIGGFNGSDPSPTLEQFQRYVAEGEIHYFVAGGRGGPGGNSTSTSAAITTWVTENYTAVTVDGVTLYDLTQPKS, from the coding sequence ATGACCGCCACCATCGCACCACCGACGGCCGGCCCGGCCGCGCCCACCACCTCGCCCCGAAAGCGCTGGGAATTCCCGGCATTGGGCCTGCTGCTGGTCGGCACCCTCATCGCCTATCTGATCAATCTCAGCGCCAACGGCTGGGCCAACGACTTCTACGCCGCTGCCGTGCAGGCGGGTTCGCAGTCGTGGACGGCGTTCTTCTTCGGCTCCTCCGACGCGGCCAATTCGATCACCGTCGACAAACCGCCCGCCTCGCTGTGGGTGATGGAGTTGTCGGTGCGGCTGTTCGGGCTCAACAGCTGGAGCATGCTGGTGCCGCAGGTCCTGCTCGGCGTCGCGACGGTCGCGGCGCTGTGGGCCGCGGTGCGCAGGTCCTTCGGTCCGGCGGCGGGTTTGATCGCGGGCACCGTACTCGCCGTGACGCCCGTCGCGGCCCTGATGTTCCGCTTCAACAACCCCGATGCCCTGCTGGTCCTGCTGATGACCGCGGCCGCCTGGGCGATGACGCGCGCGGTGGCCGACGGGCGGTGGCGCTGGCTGCTGCTGACCGGCGGCCTGATCGGCTTCGGCTTCCTCGCCAAGCAGTTACAGGTGCTGCTGGTGGTGCCCGCGCTGGCACTGACCTACCTGGTCGCCGGGCCACCGCGGCTGGGCAAGCGGATCGCCCAGCTGTTCGCCGCCGGTGCGGCCATGGTGGTCGCGGCGGGCTGGTGGCTGCTGGCGGTGGAGCTGTGGCCCGCCGACCAGCGGCCGTGGATCGGTGGCTCGCAGCACAATTCGATCATCGAACTCACCCTCGGCTACAACGGTCTCGGCAGGCTGAACGGCAACGAGACCGGCAGCGTGGGCCCGGGCGGCGAACTGCCCGCGGGCGGCAACGGGATGTGGGGCAGCACCGGCATCACCCGGCTGTTCGAACCCGCGCAGGGCGGGCAGATCGCCTGGCTGGTCCCGGCCGCATTGGCCGCGCTGGTCGCGGGCCTGGTGCTGCGCGGACGGGCGCCGCGCACCGATCGCCGCCGCGCCGCGCTGATCCTGTGGGGTGGCTGGCTGCTGATCACCGGACTGGTGTTCAGCTACATGGCCGGCATCTTCCACCAGTACTACACCGTGGCGCTCGCGCCCGCGGTGGCCGCGCTGACCGGCATTGGGGCGGTGCAGCTGTGGGGTGCGCGCCAGCGGCTGTGGGTGCGCCTGGCGTGCGCGCTCGGCCTCGGCCTCACCACCGCCACGGCGTGGATGCTGTTGTCGCGCAGCGCTTCCTTCCAGCCATGGTTGCGGTGGGCGATCCTGGTGGTCGGTGTACTGGTGACGATCGCCGTCGCCTTCCCCCTCGCCCGCAAGCAGTCGATCGTGGCCGCCGCGGCCGCCGCGTTCATCGGGCTGGCCGGGCCGGTCGCCTACACGGTCGACACCATCGGCTCGGCGCACTCCGGCGCCATCCCGTCGGCGGGGCCGAGTGCCGGTGGGATGCACGGGATGGGTGGTCGGCCCGGCGACCGGATGGGCGCCATGCCCGGCGATGGCGGTGCGCCCGACGGTGCGATGCCGGGTCGTCCGGACGGCGGGGCTTCGCCGGGTGACGGCACCGCGCAGGGCGGGGGCGCTAGCGGGCGGCCGGACGGTATGGGCCTGCCCGGCGGAACCAGCTCGCAGAGCGGTGCGGCCTCCTCCGGCGGAACCGGCTCGACAGCCGGCGGGGCGACCGCCCAGGACGGTGCCGCCGACCAGCGGATGGGCGGTTTCGGCGGGCTGCTCGGTGGATCGCGTCCGAGCGATCAGATCGTCACGCTGTTCGAGCGGAACGGGGGCGACTACACCTGGGTCGCCGCGACGGTCGGCTCGAACAGCGCCGCCGGATACCAGCTGGCGACCGAGCTTCCGGTCATGCCGATCGGCGGCTTCAACGGCAGCGACCCCTCCCCCACCCTCGAACAGTTCCAGCGCTATGTGGCCGAGGGCGAGATCCACTACTTCGTGGCGGGCGGACGCGGTGGCCCCGGCGGCAACAGCACCTCGACCAGTGCCGCCATCACCACCTGGGTCACGGAGAACTACACCGCCGTCACGGTCGACGGCGTCACCCTCTACGACCTCACCCAGCCGAAGTCGTAG